Proteins encoded within one genomic window of Spiroplasma endosymbiont of Agriotes lineatus:
- a CDS encoding HIT family protein: MNEQSCLFCKIILHQIPSYIIYEDEHTIAFLDIMPVDKGHTLVVPKIHSTNFINTNDDIISFVNITAKKVAKQIEIQLNTSAFNFISNNGILAGQTIEHYHLHIIPKYSFYSGLQLPKNQIVVDSKKLTTLQKNLRLIKK; encoded by the coding sequence ATGAATGAACAATCTTGTTTATTTTGCAAAATAATTTTGCACCAAATTCCTAGTTATATAATTTATGAAGATGAACATACAATTGCTTTTTTAGACATTATGCCCGTTGACAAAGGACATACCCTAGTAGTTCCTAAAATTCATAGTACAAATTTTATTAACACTAATGATGACATCATTTCTTTTGTTAATATTACTGCTAAAAAAGTAGCTAAACAAATTGAAATTCAACTTAATACTTCAGCATTTAATTTTATTTCTAATAATGGTATTCTTGCTGGACAAACTATTGAACATTATCATTTACATATTATCCCTAAATATTCTTTCTACAGTGGTTTACAATTACCAAAAAATCAAATTGTTGTTGACAGTAAAAAACTAACAACATTGCAAAAAAACTTAAGATTAATTAAAAAATAA